In Camelina sativa cultivar DH55 chromosome 16, Cs, whole genome shotgun sequence, a single window of DNA contains:
- the LOC104750743 gene encoding floral homeotic protein APETALA 1-like, translating to MGRGRVQLKRIENKINRQVTFSKRRAGLLKKAHEISVLCDAEVALVVFSHKGKLFEYSTDSCMEKILERYERYSYAERQLIAPESDVNTNWSMEYNRLKAKIELLERNQRHYLGEDLQAMSPKELQNLEQQLDTALKHIRSRKNQLMYESINELQRKEKAIQEQNSMLSKQIKEREKILRAKQEQWDQQNHGHNMPPPPPPQQHQVQHPYMLSHQPSPFLNMGGLYQEEDPMAMRRNDLDLTLEPVYNCNLGCFAA from the exons ATGGGAAGGGGTAGGGTTCAATTGAAGAGGATAGAGAACAAGATCAATAGACAAGTGACATTCTCGAAAAGAAGAGCTGGTCTTTTGAAGAAAGCTCATGAGATCTCTGTTCTCTGTGATGCTGAAGTTGCCCTTGTTGTCTTCTCTCATAAGGGGAAACTCTTCGAATACTCCACTGATTCTTG TATGGAGAAGATACTTGAACGCTATGAGAGGTACTCTTACGCCGAGAGACAGCTTATTGCACCTGAGTCCGACGTCAAT ACGAACTGGTCGATGGAGTATAACAGGCTTAAGGCTAAGAttgagcttttggagagaaacCAGAG GCATTATCTTGGTGAAGACTTGCAAGCAATGAGCCCTAAGGAGCTCCAGAATCTGGAGCAGCAGCTTGACACTGCTCTTAAGCACATCCGCTCTAGAAAA AACCAACTTATGTACGAGTCCATCAATGAGCTCCAAAGAAAG GAGAAGGCCATACAGGAACAAAACAGCATGCTTTCCAAACAG ATCAAGGAGAGGGAAAAGATTCTTAGGGCTAAACAAGAGCAGTGGGATCAGCAGAATCATGGCCACAATATGCCTCCCCCTCCACCACCGCAGCAGCACCAAGTCCAGCATCCTTACATGCTTTCTCATCAGCCATCTCCTTTTCTCAACATGGG TGGTCTGtatcaagaagaagatccaatGGCAATGAGGAGGAACGATCTTGATCTGACTCTTGAACCCGTTTACAACTGCAACCTTGGCTGCTTCGCAGCATGA
- the LOC104750744 gene encoding protein BIG GRAIN 1-like E: MSMKGISSAEPDKLPRRISLTHKRNSGELDVFEAAVYFSGYNEASSGDHRNTQKYGYNAAREENRRKWGILGGGRRISLDLPIRCSEQVHHLHQDHHEVTTIKERLSNVRHKQPSSPGGKIASFLNSLFHQSGSKKNKPKSNSKATDPEVEEEVTGAGWMKRRRRSSISHFLSSSRSNSTTTTTSSSSKSLLSSSSSGFRTPPPYLNTPTKNYKQFLNYTSATKQEAEEEKKTHKDYSWLDEKLKVMESLSENQSNWADDEDDDQRIKREGYDDGMESDSSSDLFELQNYELSRGGLPVYETTNVANINNAHI; encoded by the coding sequence ATGTCAATGAAAGGGATCTCATCAGCAGAGCCAGATAAGCTTCCCAGGAGAATATCTTTGACCCACAAGCGCAATTCTGGCGAGCTTGACGTGTTCGAAGCCGCTGTGTACTTCTCCGGCTACAACGAAGCCTCCTCCGGCGACCatagaaacacacaaaagtatGGCTATAACGCGGCAAGAGAGGAGAATCGTAGGAAATGGGGAATattaggaggaggaagaagaatcagCTTAGATTTGCCGATCAGATGTTCTGAACAGGttcaccatcttcaccaagatCATCATGAAGTTACAACAATCAAGGAGAGACTTAGTAACGTGAGACACAAGCAACCTAGCTCACCAGGTGGTAAAATCGCGAGCTTCTTGAACTCTCTGTTCCATCAATCAGGCTCAAAGAAAAACAAGCCCAAGTCAAATTCGAAGGCAACAGATCCCGAAGTGGAAGAGGAGGTCACCGGAGCAGGATggatgaagaggaggagaagaagcagtATAAGCCATTTCTTGAGCTCAAGCAGATCTAATTCAACCACCACTacgacatcatcatcatcaaaatcttTACTGTCGTCATCAAGCTCAGGTTTCAGAACTCCTCCTCCTTATTTGAACACCCCCACCAAGAACTACAAGCAGTTCTTGAATTACACTTCTGCTACCAAACAAGAGgcagaagaggaaaagaagaccCACAAAGACTACTCGTGGCTGGACGAGAAACTCAAGGTGATGGAGAGCCTCTCGGAGAATCAGAGCAACTGggctgatgatgaagatgatgatcagaGAATAAAGAGAGAGGGATATGATGATGGAATGGAGAGTGATTCAAGTTCTGATCTCTTCGAATTGCAAAACTACGAGTTGTCTCGTGGAGGCTTGCCAGTATACGAGACTACCAATGTAGCTAATATCAACAACGCTCATATATAA
- the LOC104750745 gene encoding protein BIG GRAIN 1-like E, which yields MSMKGISSAEPDKLPRRISLTHKRNSGELDVFEAAVYFSGYNEASSGDHRNTQKYGYNAAREENRRKWGILGGGRRISLDLPIRCSEQVHHLHQDHHEVTTIKERLSNVRHKQPSSPGGKIASFLNSLFHQSGSKKNKPKSNSKATDPEVEEEVTGAGWMKRRRRSSISHFLSSSRSNSTTTTTSSSSKSLLSSSSSGFRTPPPYLNTPTKNYKQFLNYTSATKQEAEEEKKTHKDYSWLDKKLKVMESLSENQSNWADDEDDDQRIKREGYDDGMESDSSSDLFELQNYELSRGGLPVYETTNVANINNAHI from the coding sequence ATGTCAATGAAAGGGATCTCATCAGCAGAGCCAGATAAGCTTCCCAGGAGAATATCTTTGACCCACAAGCGCAATTCTGGCGAGCTTGACGTGTTCGAAGCCGCTGTGTACTTCTCCGGCTACAACGAAGCCTCCTCCGGCGACCatagaaacacacaaaagtatGGCTATAACGCGGCAAGAGAGGAGAATCGTAGGAAATGGGGAATattaggaggaggaagaagaatcagCTTAGATTTGCCGATCAGATGTTCTGAACAGGttcaccatcttcaccaagatCATCATGAAGTTACAACAATCAAGGAGAGACTTAGTAACGTGAGACACAAGCAACCTAGCTCACCAGGTGGTAAAATCGCGAGCTTCTTGAACTCTCTGTTCCATCAATCAGGCTCAAAGAAAAACAAGCCCAAGTCAAATTCGAAGGCAACAGATCCCGAAGTGGAAGAGGAGGTCACCGGAGCAGGATggatgaagaggaggagaagaagcagtATAAGCCATTTCTTGAGCTCAAGCAGATCTAATTCAACCACCACTacgacatcatcatcatcaaaatcttTACTGTCGTCATCAAGCTCAGGTTTCAGAACTCCTCCTCCTTATTTGAACACCCCCACCAAGAACTACAAGCAGTTCTTGAATTACACTTCTGCTACCAAACAAGAGgcagaagaggaaaagaagaccCACAAAGACTACTCGTGGCTGGACAAGAAACTCAAGGTGATGGAGAGCCTCTCGGAGAATCAGAGCAACTGggctgatgatgaagatgatgatcagaGAATAAAGAGAGAGGGATATGATGATGGAATGGAGAGTGATTCAAGTTCTGATCTCTTCGAATTGCAAAACTACGAGTTGTCTCGTGGAGGCTTGCCAGTATACGAGACTACCAATGTAGCTAATATCAACAACGCTCATATATAA